The DNA region ATTAGCAGATGACGCAGCAATTACGACGCATGACTCCTCTACTAATGGATTGATCAACGCATATAAAGAATTAAGAAAATAATTATTCTTATTCTTATTAAAATAAAGCCTCCGAATTTTCGGAGGCTTTATTTTTGGGTAAATTTGCAATTCGATTCAACTTTATTGTTTACTTTAATTGCATGAAAACCAAAATACTTGTTACATTAATTATCCTCACCTTTTGTATCAGCTGCGGTTATTTATTTCAACTGAAACCTAATAAAAAGATTACACATCGTATCGAATATTCATTTCAACAAACAAAACAACCCGTTGATTTGACAACTTTGGATTTAGGAATTCAATGGGACAAATTCTTGATACTCCAGCCATATAGCCAACCAAAAGATATAGCGAAAAAACTACCTCAACTTGACTTACAAAATATCTATCAATCAGATATTATGTATTCAGATAATCATTTTGAATTAGTATTTATAAAGAATAACAAATCCATTGCGACATGTAATCTTTCCAGAAATATTAAAATTTCACCTAAAGGGCAATTGAACTTATTTGAAACTAATTAGAGGAAATTTTCATGTTTTTCATCTGTTCCTTTTCACTCTTCGACAAATCTTTAGCCGAATAAGAGATTAAAGAAATATTATCCTCTGAATCTTGCGTAAAAATCAATATTTCAAAATTGGGTTCTTTGTCAAAAAAATAAGTATTCAAATTATTTCCATCATCATTCACAGAAATCAAATTTGTGTAAGATTTTTGATGAATTAATTTTTCAATTTCAACTTTTGTTTTTCCATACAAACTATCGTCTTTATCAACTGTAACAGTTTGAATAAATAAAGGAATTTTCTTTCCCGTAAT from Rhizosphaericola mali includes:
- a CDS encoding DUF4252 domain-containing protein; translated protein: MKSLLTAFLILFGATLFAQLPSAKFFNKMKSVDGTEYSSVKQNGTDSITGKKIPLFIQTVTVDKDDSLYGKTKVEIEKLIHQKSYTNLISVNDDGNNLNTYFFDKEPNFEILIFTQDSEDNISLISYSAKDLSKSEKEQMKNMKISSN